The genomic segment CCGCTACCGGTTCTACACCGTCAACTTCAAGGCCAGCCATAGTAATTTGATCTGCAAGCTGCTGTGTAGAGATATCAGGATTCACCCACTCTCTTAGCCACTTTTCACTGAATTTCATACTTTCTCGCCCTTACTTAAACTGCTTTAGAAAACGAAGGTCGTTTTCGAAAAATGCGCGTAAATCATTTACGCCGTAACGCAACATGGTGAGTCGCTCAACCCCCATGCCAAAGGCAAAGCCAGTGTAGACTTCAGGGTCAATATTCACCGCACGTAAAACATTGGGATGCACCATGCCGCAGCCCAGCACTTCAAGCCACTTACCGTTTTTTCCCATCACATCTACTTCAGCTGAAGGCTCGGTAAAGGGAAAATAAGAAGGACGAAAACGCACCTGCAAATCCGCTTCAAAGAAGTTATTTAAAAAATCGTGAAGAATACCTTTGAGCTGAGTAAAGCTCACATTCTTATCAACCATCAAGCCTTCAACTTGGTGGAACATTGGTGTATGGGTTTGGTCATAATCATTACGGTAAACGCGACCAGGTGAAATGATACGCAATGGCGGCTGCTCAGCTTCCATGGTGCGTATTTGCACACCAGACGTTTGCGTTCTTAGCATCACATCAGGATTAAAATAAAAGGTATCGTGATCAGCACGAGCCGGATGATTAGCAGGAATATTTAACGCATCAAAGTTGTGAAAACCATCTTCAATTTCAGGGCCAGTTTTAACACTGAAACCCAACTCAGCAAAAAAGCTTTCAATACGATTGATGGTGCGCGTTACTGGGTGTAACCCGCCTACTTCAGTCGAGCGACCAGGCAAAGAAACATCAATTGATTCAGCAGCCAATTTCTTGTTCATCTCTTGCTCACGCAGGAGTTCGCCACGCTGATGAATAAGCTGTTGAATTTGTTGTTTTGCCTGATTTATTTTTTGACCCGCAGCAGGACGCTCTTCATTCGACAATTTGCCCAAGCCTTTGAGCAATTCAGTCATGCGGCCTTTTTTGCCCATGAAGTCTACGCGAACCGCATCAAGCGTGCTGGCATCTTGGGCGACGTTGATTTGCGTTTCTGCCTCTTTGATTATGGCATCAAGATCCATAGTTTCCTCGAATTGGATTAAATATTGAGTCACTGACCATAGATCTAAAAAAGCATGGCTGGACATATAAAAAGAACCCGCAATTCTACACGATAGCGACAGGGTCAGGCTAGATGCAATTACTGGAAAGTACGGATATTAAACACATTTTCTTCCAAATGCGAAAAACATCAAGGATGAAACTAAAAGTAAATTAGTGGGAAAACGGTTTGCGTGCAGTAAAAGGTATAATGAGAAATCGTGAGCAAAAAAAAACGGCGAGCATCCGGCTCGCCGTTCTTCGAAAGAACTTAAACTT from the Paraglaciecola mesophila genome contains:
- the pheS gene encoding phenylalanine--tRNA ligase subunit alpha, whose amino-acid sequence is MDLDAIIKEAETQINVAQDASTLDAVRVDFMGKKGRMTELLKGLGKLSNEERPAAGQKINQAKQQIQQLIHQRGELLREQEMNKKLAAESIDVSLPGRSTEVGGLHPVTRTINRIESFFAELGFSVKTGPEIEDGFHNFDALNIPANHPARADHDTFYFNPDVMLRTQTSGVQIRTMEAEQPPLRIISPGRVYRNDYDQTHTPMFHQVEGLMVDKNVSFTQLKGILHDFLNNFFEADLQVRFRPSYFPFTEPSAEVDVMGKNGKWLEVLGCGMVHPNVLRAVNIDPEVYTGFAFGMGVERLTMLRYGVNDLRAFFENDLRFLKQFK